The following proteins are co-located in the Manihot esculenta cultivar AM560-2 chromosome 9, M.esculenta_v8, whole genome shotgun sequence genome:
- the LOC110623204 gene encoding uncharacterized protein LOC110623204, which yields MAAYDEVRNPQEHILNYKMFMELQTLSDALMCKVFPITLTGPARAWFNSLKAGSIKSFGDLANIFISRFIAGVPAERKTLRNGPTKEERVPEGVCGPFQHGALQIPELDEGRVVEAMQKGTISLEFFRSLYRKPLTTLAELMKRADKYTRQDDALTTSRFTKEAGDRGKAVEERRPERQERRQNKGPELYRQPWDRREQKAY from the coding sequence atGGCAGCTTACGACGAAGTAAGGAACCCCCAGGAGCACATCCTGAACTATAAAATGTTCATGGAGCTCCAGACCCtttcggatgccttgatgtgtaaAGTTTTCCCCATAACCCTCACaggaccagcgagggcatggttcaacagtcTAAAGGcaggaagcattaaaagtttcgggGATCTAGCCAACAtattcatcagccggttcattgcAGGGGTCCCCGCTGAGAGGAAGACACTTAGAAACGGTCCGACAAAGGAAGAACGAGTCCCTGAAGGAGTATGTGGCCCATTTCAACATGGAGCTTTGCAGATCCCTGAATTGGATGAGGGCCGAGTagtggaagccatgcagaaggggaccatATCCCTTGAGTTCTTTAGGTCGCTGTATAGGAAGCCGCTCACCACCCTAGCAGAGTTGATGAAGAGAGCGGATAAATACACAAGGCAAGATGATGCCTTAACTACCAGTAGATTCACAAAGGAGGCTGGAGACAGGGGTAAAGCAGTGGAAGAGAGAAGGCCAGAGAGGCAGGAAAGGCGGCAAAATAAGGGGCCTGAGCTGTATAGGCAGCCCTGGGACAGGAGAGAACAGAAGGCATATTAG